The following are encoded in a window of Rosa chinensis cultivar Old Blush chromosome 4, RchiOBHm-V2, whole genome shotgun sequence genomic DNA:
- the LOC112196816 gene encoding 26S proteasome non-ATPase regulatory subunit 1 homolog A, with the protein MATLVSSAGGLLAMLNESRPELKLYALSNLNKLVDGFWPEISTSVPIIESLYEDEEFGQHQRQLAALLVSKVFYYLGELNDSLSYALGAGSLFDVSEDSYYIHTLLAKAIDEYASLKSKAAESNAEAANVDPRLEAIVERMLNKCILDGKYQQAMGIAIECRRLDKLEEAIIKSDNVQGTLSYCINVSHSYINLREYRREVLRLLVRVYQKLPSPDYLSICQCLMFLDEPEGVATILEKLLRSENKEDALLAFQIAFDLVENEHQAFLLNVRNRLPAPKTKTSEPVQPESSEAAQNEGSASGDVQMTDGSSTTSVTVPEDPSEVMYSERLTKIKGILSGETSIKLTLQFLYSHNKSDLLILKTIKQSVEMRNSVCHSATIYANAIMHAGTTVDTFLRENLDWLSRATNWAKFSATAGLGVIHRGHLQQGRSLMAPYLPQGGAGGGGSPYSEGGALYALGLIHANHGEGIKQFLRDSLRSTNVEVIQHGACLGLGLSALGTADEEIYDDIKSVLYTDSAVAGEAAGISMGLLMVGTASEKASEMLAYAHETQHEKIIRGLALGIALTVYGREEEADTLIEQMTRDQDPILRYGGMYALALAYSGTANNKAIRQLLHFAVSDVSDDVRRTAVLALGFVLYSEPEQTPRIVSLLSESYNPHVRYGAALAVGISCAGTGLSEAISLLEPLTSDVVDFVRQGALIAMAMVMVQISEASDSRVGAFRRQLEKIILDKHEDTMSKMGAILASGILDAGGRNVTIRLLSKTKHDKVTAVVGLAVFSQFWYWYPLIYFLSLAFSPTAFIGLNYDLKVPKFQFLSYAKPSLFEYPKPTTVATTTSAVKLPTAVLSTSAKATKARAKKEAADQKANPEKTNPGGETSSGKGKSSSEKDGDSMQVDSSTEKKSEPELAFEFLTNPARVVPAQEEYIKFLEESRYVPVKLAPSGFVLLRDQRPTEPEVLSLTDTPSSTASPAGGSATGQPGSASAMAVDEEPQPPQPFEYTV; encoded by the exons ATGGCGACCTTAGTGAGCTCGGCAGGTGGTCTACTTGCCATGCTGAACGAGTCCCGTCCAGAGCTAAAGCTCTACGCTTTGTCCAACCTCAACAAATTGGTTGATGGGTTTTGGCCCGAGATCTCCACCAGCGTCCCCATcat AGAAAGTTTGTATGAAGATGAAGAGTTTGGTCAGCATCAAAGACAACTGGCTGCATTGCTTGTTTCAAAG GTTTTCTACTATTTGGGTGAACTTAATGACTCACTGTCCTATGCCCTTGGAGCTGGATCCTTATTTGACGTGTCAGAAGATTCTTATTATATTCATACTCTTCTTG CTAAAGCTATAGATGAGTATGCCAGTCTTAAGTCTAAGGCAGCAGAATCAAATGCTGAAGCAGCAAATGTGGATCCTAGGTTGGAGGCTATCGTGGAGAGAATGCTGAACAA GTGTATCCTGGATGGGAAATATCAACAAGCTATGGGGATTGCAATTGAATGTCGAAGACTAGATAAACTTGAGGAAGCAATCATAAAGAGTGATAATGTTCAAGGAACCCTGTCATATTGCATCAATGTCTCTCATTCATATATTAATCTTAGAGAATACAGACGTGAG GTGCTTCGTCTTCTTGTCAGAGTGTATCAAAAGCTGCCTTCTCCAGATTACTTGAGCATTTGTCAGTGTCTCATGTTCTTGGATGAACCAGAAGGTGTTGCAACCATATTGGAGAAGCTCCTGCGCTCTGAAAACAAGGAAGATGCACTTTTGGCATTTCAAATAGCCTTTGACCTTGTTGAGAATGAGCACCAAGCTTTTCTCTTAAATGTAAGAAATCGCCTTCCAGCTCCCAAGACTAAAACCTCAGAGCCGGTGCAACCAGAATCCAGTGAAGCTGCACAAAATGAAGGTTCTGCTTCAGGGGATGTTCAAATGACAGATGGAAGTTCTACTACCAGTGTGACTGTGCCTGAAGATCCAAGTGAAGTGATGTATTCCGAGAGACTGACAAAAATCAAAGGAATTTTGTCCGGAGAGACGTCGATAAAGTTGACCTTACAATTTCTGTACAGCCATAACAA GTCCGATCTGCTTATTCTGAAGACAATAAAGCAGTCTGTTGAGATGAGAAATAGTGTATGCCATAGTGCAACAATTTATGCAAATGCAATTATGCACGCTGGAACAACTGTGGATACATTTCTGAGGGAGAATCTG GACTGGTTAAGCAGAGCCACTAATTGGGCAAAATTCAGTGCAACAGCGGGGCTAGGTGTTATTCACAGAGGCCACTTGCAGCAGGGAAGATCTCTGATGGCACCTTACTTGCCTCAGGGTGGggctggtggtggtggaagTCCGTACTCGGAAGGTGGTGCTCTGTATGCTCTGGGACTCATTCATGCCAACCATGGCGAGGGCATCAAACAGTTCCTTCGTGATAGCCTACGCAGTACTAATGTGGAG GTTATTCAACATGGGGCGTGCTTGGGTCTTGGCTTGTCAGCTTTAGGAACTGCTGATGAAGAGATTTATGATGACATTAAAAGTGTGCTGTATACTGACAGTGCTGTTGCTGGTGAAGCAGCTGGTATTAGTATGGGTTTACTCATGGTTGGAACTGCAAGTGAGAAGGCTAGTGAAATGCTCGCATATGCACATGAGACACAACATGAAAAGATCATCAG AGGGTTGGCATTGGGGATTGCCCTGACGGTATATGGAAGAGAAGAGGAAGCAGACACGCTAATTGAACAGATGACAAGAGATCAAGACCCCATATTGCGTTATGGTGGTATGTATGCATTGGCATTGGCCTATAGTGGGACAGCAAACAACAAAGCTATTCGCCAGCTGCTGCATTTTGCTGTGTCAGATGTGAGTGATGATGTTAGGAGAACTGCTGTTCTAGCCCTTGGTTTTGTCTTGTACTCTGAGCCAGAGCAG ACGCCTCGTATTGTCTCCCTGCTATCTGAGTCCTACAACCCACATGTTCGATATGGTGCTGCTCTTGCAGTAGGAATTTCGTGTGCTGGTACTGGCTTGAGTGAGGCCATATCTTTGTTAGAGCCTCTGACTTCAGatgttgttgattttgtgcgCCAAGGTGCCCTCATTGCAATGGCTATGGTCATGGTCCAGATTAGTGAAGCTAGTGATTCTCGTGTTGGAGCTTTTAG GCGGCAATTGGAGAAAATAATTCTTGATAAGCATGAGGAtaccatgagcaaaatgggagCAATCTTGGCCTCTGGAATTCTTGACGCTGGCGGAAGGAATGTGACAATAAGACTGCTTTCTAAGACAAAACATGATAAAGTCACTGCAGTGGTTGGCCTTGCTGTTTTCAGCCAATTTTGGTACTGGTATCCCCTCATATATTTCTTGAGCTTGGCATTCTCACCAACAGCTTTTATCGGACTGAACTATGACCTTAAAGTTCCGAAGTTTCAGTTCCTGTCATATGCAAAACCTTCTCTGTTTGAATATCCTAAACCGACCACTGTGGCAACCACTACATCGGCCGTGAAACTCCCCACTGCTGTTCTGTCAACATCAGCAAAGGCCACCAAAGCTAGGGCCAAGAAAGAAGCTGCAGATCAGAAGGCCAATCCTGAAAAGACAAATCCTGGGGGAGAGACATCTTCAGGAAAGGGAAAATCTTCTAGTGAGAAAGATGGGGATTCAATGCAG GTTGATAGCTCAACAGAGAAGAAATCAGAACCTGAACTGgcttttgagtttttgaccaACCCAGCTAGGGTGGTTCCTGCTCAGGAGGAATACATTAAGTTTCTGGAAGAGAGCAGATATGTGCCTGTCAAGCTAGCACCATCAGGATTTGTTCTCTTGAGAGACCAAAGACCTACTGAACCAGAAGTGCTCTCACTTACGGATACACCCTCTTCTACAGCGTCACCTGCTGGTGGATCAGCAACTGGACAGCCAGGATCTGCATCGGCCATGGCAGTTGATGAAGAACCTCAACCTCCTCAGCCTTTTGAGTACACTGTGTGA